The following proteins come from a genomic window of Achromobacter deleyi:
- a CDS encoding NAD(P)H-dependent flavin oxidoreductase — protein MKPSALRTQTRLPVIGAAMFLVSGPDLVAAQCGAGIIGTFPSLNARPQEQLHEWITRIEDKLARARQADPQARIAPYGVNLIVHPSNARWQGDLAICAERRVPLVITSLHPPEAVVRAVHAYGGQVYHDVTTVRHARRALDAGVDGLILVAAGAGGHAGQLNPIALVNEVRAFHDGPLALSGCISHGKDILAAQALGCDFAYMGTRFIATRESLANDAYREMILRAQAADVTYTPYFSGVPANYLTESIHAAGLDPTQLPNYDAPPPNLDKNSRPKPWKDIWSAGQGVGATQEILSVAELVNQLETEYQEAKAALLR, from the coding sequence ATGAAGCCATCCGCATTGCGCACGCAGACCCGACTGCCCGTCATCGGCGCCGCCATGTTCCTGGTCTCCGGCCCGGACCTGGTGGCGGCGCAATGCGGCGCCGGCATCATCGGCACCTTCCCGTCGCTGAATGCAAGACCGCAGGAACAGCTGCACGAGTGGATCACCCGCATCGAGGACAAGCTGGCCCGCGCGCGCCAGGCCGATCCACAGGCGCGAATCGCGCCCTACGGCGTCAACCTCATCGTCCACCCCAGCAACGCCCGCTGGCAGGGCGACCTGGCCATCTGCGCCGAACGCCGCGTGCCGCTGGTCATCACCTCGCTGCACCCGCCAGAGGCCGTGGTGCGCGCCGTCCACGCCTATGGCGGCCAGGTCTACCACGACGTCACCACCGTGCGCCACGCCCGCCGCGCCCTGGACGCCGGCGTCGACGGCCTGATCCTGGTCGCCGCCGGCGCCGGCGGCCACGCCGGCCAGCTCAACCCCATCGCCCTGGTCAACGAAGTCCGCGCCTTCCACGACGGCCCCCTGGCCCTGTCCGGCTGCATCAGCCACGGCAAGGACATCCTCGCCGCCCAGGCCCTGGGCTGTGACTTCGCCTACATGGGCACCCGCTTCATCGCCACCCGCGAATCCCTGGCCAACGACGCCTACCGCGAAATGATCCTGCGCGCCCAGGCCGCCGACGTCACGTACACCCCCTACTTCTCCGGCGTCCCCGCCAACTACCTCACCGAAAGCATCCACGCCGCCGGCCTCGACCCCACCCAACTCCCCAACTACGACGCCCCGCCGCCCAACCTGGACAAGAACTCCCGCCCCAAACCCTGGAAAGACATCTGGAGCGCCGGCCAAGGCGTCGGCGCCACCCAGGAAATCCTGTCGGTGGCCGAACTGGTGAACCAACTGGAAACGGAATACCAGGAAGCCAAAGCCGCGCTGCTGCGCTAG
- a CDS encoding Bug family tripartite tricarboxylate transporter substrate binding protein yields MNIKTLLAAAAAVAAMATGASAAADSAYPDRPIRLLVGYAPGGPVDTTARVFAKYLGDKLGQAVVVENRAGASGMIASDATAKAPPDGYLLGFAASPTLTMSPLVQRSTLFDPRKDFSLIGLVVDYANVLLIGPQAPARSVGELVDYARAHPDAVSFGSAGIGASNHLSAELLKKQAGVPMLHVPYRGNSPAMMDVVSGKITFMFDITSTAIPFIKSGKARALAVTSRTRNPELPDVPTMIEAGMKDYEVVGWYALVGPRKLPDAVQARLTRALSEVSRDPAFRRAMTDGGYSINTGDAAALQQRIDREYALWADVIQSANIQAN; encoded by the coding sequence GTGAACATCAAGACCCTGCTCGCCGCGGCCGCCGCCGTGGCGGCCATGGCGACCGGCGCCAGCGCCGCCGCCGACAGCGCCTACCCCGACCGCCCCATCCGCCTGCTGGTGGGCTACGCCCCCGGCGGCCCCGTGGACACCACCGCGCGCGTCTTCGCCAAGTACCTGGGCGACAAGCTCGGCCAGGCGGTCGTGGTCGAGAACCGCGCCGGCGCCAGCGGCATGATCGCCTCCGACGCCACCGCCAAGGCGCCGCCCGACGGCTACCTGCTGGGCTTTGCCGCCAGCCCCACGCTGACCATGTCGCCGTTGGTCCAGCGCAGCACCCTGTTCGATCCGCGCAAGGACTTCTCGCTGATCGGCCTGGTGGTCGACTACGCCAACGTGCTGCTGATCGGCCCGCAAGCGCCGGCCAGGAGCGTGGGCGAACTGGTCGACTACGCCCGCGCCCACCCCGACGCCGTGTCGTTCGGCTCGGCCGGTATCGGGGCGTCGAACCACCTGTCGGCCGAACTGCTGAAGAAGCAGGCCGGCGTGCCCATGCTGCACGTGCCCTATCGCGGCAATTCGCCGGCGATGATGGACGTGGTCAGCGGCAAGATCACTTTCATGTTCGACATCACCAGCACCGCCATCCCGTTCATCAAGAGCGGCAAGGCGCGCGCGCTGGCCGTCACGTCGCGCACCCGCAACCCCGAACTGCCCGACGTGCCCACCATGATCGAGGCCGGCATGAAGGACTACGAGGTGGTCGGCTGGTACGCGCTGGTCGGCCCGCGCAAGCTGCCCGACGCCGTGCAGGCGCGCCTGACCCGCGCGCTGTCCGAGGTCTCGCGGGATCCCGCCTTCCGCCGCGCCATGACCGACGGCGGCTACAGCATCAACACCGGCGACGCCGCCGCCCTGCAACAGCGCATCGACCGCGAATACGCCTTGTGGGCCGATGTGATCCAGAGCGCCAACATCCAGGCCAACTGA
- a CDS encoding Zn-ribbon domain-containing OB-fold protein gives MTATDPRATEGVEAQYRQALNQGRFQIQHCDACDRAVFYPRMLCPHCGAEALSWKTPDGRGTVYSTTVVRRKPEAGGDYNVALVDLAEGVRLMSRVEGVAPEAVRIGMAVRAQVAMKEGRGLLVFVPNKEAQ, from the coding sequence ATGACCGCAACCGACCCACGCGCCACCGAAGGCGTCGAGGCGCAATACCGCCAGGCGCTCAACCAGGGGCGCTTCCAGATCCAGCACTGCGATGCCTGCGATCGCGCGGTGTTCTATCCCCGCATGCTCTGCCCGCACTGCGGCGCCGAAGCGCTGTCGTGGAAGACGCCCGATGGCCGCGGCACCGTCTATTCCACCACCGTGGTGCGGCGCAAGCCCGAGGCGGGCGGCGACTACAACGTGGCGCTGGTCGACCTGGCCGAAGGCGTGCGCCTGATGAGCCGGGTCGAGGGCGTGGCGCCCGAGGCCGTGCGCATCGGCATGGCGGTGCGGGCCCAGGTGGCCATGAAGGAAGGCCGCGGCCTGCTGGTCTTCGTGCCGAACAAGGAGGCGCAATGA
- a CDS encoding thiolase — protein sequence MTLNDLRGAVAVAGVGHAGLGQANGYTEMEILVQAAQRAVADAGLSMRDIDGICTASVAAPMWAMPVIEHLGIRPSFIDSTMLGGSSFVAHLLPALHALASGQCNAVLVCYGSTQRTSTLSRAEIGRVRKQFDPQPYETPYDPLSPLSSYALAAARHMHQYGTRREHLAQVALAANQWARLNPEAQLREPATLEQILGARMVSDPLSVRDCCLVTDGAGAYVLVRADRARDLPRPPVYVLGNATAVWNRQISSMEDLTVTAASESGRRAYAMAGVSARDIDVVELYDAFTINTLLFLEDLGFCAKGESKDFIAGGAIAPGGRLPVNTNGGGLCCVHPGMYGVFIMIEAVRQLRGEAGARQVAGAELALVHGNGGTLSSQATAILGTAATL from the coding sequence ATGACGCTGAACGATCTGCGCGGCGCCGTCGCGGTGGCGGGCGTCGGCCATGCCGGCCTGGGCCAGGCCAACGGCTACACCGAAATGGAAATCCTGGTACAGGCGGCGCAGCGCGCCGTGGCCGACGCCGGCCTGTCGATGCGCGACATCGACGGCATCTGCACCGCCAGCGTGGCCGCGCCGATGTGGGCGATGCCCGTCATCGAGCACCTGGGCATCCGCCCCAGCTTCATCGACAGCACCATGCTGGGCGGCAGCAGCTTCGTGGCGCACCTGCTGCCGGCGCTGCACGCGCTGGCCTCGGGCCAATGCAACGCGGTGCTGGTCTGCTACGGCAGCACGCAGCGCACCTCGACGCTGAGCCGCGCCGAGATCGGCCGCGTGCGCAAGCAGTTCGATCCGCAGCCCTACGAGACGCCGTATGACCCGTTGAGCCCGCTGTCGTCCTATGCGCTGGCCGCTGCACGCCACATGCACCAGTACGGCACCCGCCGCGAGCACCTGGCGCAGGTCGCGCTGGCCGCCAACCAGTGGGCCCGGCTCAACCCCGAGGCCCAGCTGCGCGAACCGGCCACGCTGGAGCAGATCCTGGGCGCGCGCATGGTGTCCGATCCCCTGAGCGTGCGCGATTGCTGCCTGGTCACCGACGGCGCCGGCGCCTATGTGCTGGTGCGTGCCGACCGCGCCCGCGACCTGCCGCGCCCGCCGGTGTACGTGCTGGGCAACGCCACCGCCGTCTGGAACCGCCAGATCTCGTCGATGGAGGACCTGACCGTCACCGCCGCCAGCGAATCGGGCCGCCGCGCCTACGCCATGGCGGGCGTCTCGGCCCGGGACATCGACGTGGTCGAGCTGTACGACGCCTTCACCATCAACACCCTGCTGTTCCTGGAAGACCTGGGCTTCTGCGCCAAGGGCGAGAGCAAGGACTTCATCGCCGGCGGCGCAATCGCCCCCGGCGGACGGCTGCCGGTCAACACCAACGGCGGCGGCCTGTGCTGCGTGCATCCGGGCATGTACGGCGTCTTCATCATGATCGAGGCCGTGCGGCAGTTGCGCGGCGAGGCCGGCGCGCGCCAGGTGGCCGGCGCCGAGCTGGCGCTGGTGCACGGCAACGGCGGCACGCTGTCCAGCCAGGCCACGGCCATCCTCGGCACCGCCGCCACGCTTTGA
- a CDS encoding class I adenylate-forming enzyme family protein: MSHAQPLTRIHQLLARQASVQPDAICLYEEGGGILTYAQLWQRAQAAAGWLAAAGVEPGHRVMMVGENCAAMIVALFGCGLVGAWPVGVHARLSAREIAAIGAHAQPEVTLYTSGVSSAAAAHAEAAGAQPADAAAWGPGVHARHADNPTQPETGDQAAEVATVIYTSGTTGAPKGVMVPHRGLLHFAGVSAASRRLSPQDIGYAALPLSHIFGIATVLMATLHAGAGLVLRSRFDPADAFKALAHPGVSILQGVPIMFNRMLAAAPPRNTLRASALRYLYTGGAALDPTLKRDAERYFGVAMHHGYGITEYAGSMFITDIDAPPADCSAGYAVDGVQLRIGGPDADTPRPGERGDILIRGPGVMLGYYRDPAQTAQALLPGGWLNTGDIGYLDDRGALYIAGRSKDLIIRSGFNVYPIEVEAVINAFPGVRLSAVVGRPTEDHNEEVIAFVEPLAGARLDTHLLMLHLRAQLAPYKRPAQIHCIDTIPTTVSGKILKQPLKERLA, encoded by the coding sequence ATGTCGCACGCCCAACCGCTCACCCGCATCCACCAGCTGCTGGCCCGCCAGGCCAGCGTCCAGCCCGACGCCATCTGCCTGTACGAGGAAGGCGGCGGCATCCTGACCTATGCGCAACTGTGGCAGCGCGCCCAGGCCGCGGCCGGCTGGCTGGCGGCCGCAGGGGTCGAACCGGGCCATCGCGTGATGATGGTCGGCGAGAACTGCGCCGCCATGATCGTCGCGCTGTTCGGCTGCGGCCTTGTCGGCGCCTGGCCGGTGGGCGTGCACGCGCGCCTGTCGGCGCGCGAGATCGCCGCGATCGGCGCCCATGCGCAGCCCGAGGTCACGCTCTACACCAGCGGCGTCTCATCGGCGGCGGCGGCCCACGCCGAGGCGGCCGGCGCGCAACCGGCCGATGCCGCCGCCTGGGGTCCGGGCGTGCATGCGCGCCATGCGGACAACCCGACCCAGCCCGAGACCGGCGACCAGGCCGCCGAAGTCGCCACCGTGATCTACACCTCCGGCACCACCGGCGCCCCCAAGGGAGTCATGGTGCCGCATCGCGGACTGCTGCACTTCGCCGGCGTCTCGGCCGCCTCACGCCGCCTGAGCCCACAGGACATCGGCTACGCCGCGCTGCCGCTGTCGCACATCTTCGGCATCGCCACCGTGCTGATGGCCACGCTGCATGCCGGCGCCGGCCTGGTGCTGCGCAGCCGCTTCGATCCCGCCGACGCCTTCAAGGCGCTGGCCCATCCCGGCGTCAGCATCCTGCAGGGCGTGCCGATCATGTTCAACCGCATGCTGGCGGCCGCGCCGCCGCGCAACACCCTGCGCGCGTCGGCGCTGCGCTATCTCTACACCGGCGGCGCGGCGCTCGACCCCACCCTCAAGCGCGACGCCGAACGCTACTTCGGCGTCGCCATGCACCACGGCTATGGCATCACCGAATACGCCGGCTCCATGTTCATCACCGACATCGACGCGCCGCCGGCCGATTGCAGCGCCGGCTACGCCGTGGACGGCGTGCAGTTGCGCATCGGCGGTCCCGACGCCGACACGCCGCGGCCGGGTGAACGCGGCGACATCCTGATCCGCGGCCCCGGCGTGATGCTGGGCTACTACCGCGACCCGGCGCAGACCGCGCAGGCGCTGCTGCCTGGCGGCTGGCTCAATACCGGCGACATCGGCTACCTGGATGACCGCGGCGCGCTGTACATCGCCGGCCGCTCCAAGGACCTGATCATCCGTTCCGGCTTCAACGTCTACCCGATCGAGGTGGAGGCGGTCATCAACGCCTTCCCTGGCGTGCGCCTGTCGGCGGTGGTCGGCCGTCCCACCGAGGACCACAACGAGGAAGTCATCGCCTTCGTCGAGCCCCTGGCCGGCGCGCGACTGGACACCCACCTGCTGATGCTGCACCTGCGCGCCCAGCTGGCGCCGTACAAGCGGCCCGCGCAGATCCACTGCATCGACACGATTCCCACCACCGTCAGCGGCAAGATCCTCAAGCAACCGCTGAAAGAAAGGCTGGCGTAG
- a CDS encoding acyl-CoA dehydrogenase family protein, with amino-acid sequence MNLTWTPEEIRFREMVRAFAADRLPRDIRDKVRRHQRLERDDYVRWHNILADQGWGAPNWPVEHGGTGWNALERLIFEVECFKAGAPRLLPFGLSMIGPVLMKYGSAAQQARFLPRMPRVQDWWCQGYSEPGSGSDLASLKTRAVRDGDDYVVNGQKTWTTLAQYADWMFCLARTDPEARAQRGISMLLLDMRAPGVTVRPIRTLDGGHDVNEVWLENVRVPAANLVGEENQGWTYAKYLLGHERTGIAGLGHCHRELGILKDMAARATSHGRPLLADSRMRDRISRIEVDIMALEMLLLRVAASNGGAPGPEASVLKIRGSEIQQDLAMLQMEVAGPDAWPYDPEWMLAEADYHGPGPEMAAASGAGYADMRKTSIYGGTTEVQKGIIARLVLGL; translated from the coding sequence ATGAATCTGACCTGGACGCCGGAAGAGATCCGGTTCCGCGAAATGGTGCGCGCGTTCGCCGCCGACCGGCTGCCGCGGGACATCCGCGACAAGGTGCGCCGGCACCAGCGGCTGGAACGCGACGACTACGTGCGCTGGCACAACATCCTGGCCGACCAGGGCTGGGGCGCGCCGAACTGGCCGGTCGAACATGGCGGCACCGGCTGGAACGCGCTGGAGCGATTGATCTTCGAAGTCGAGTGCTTCAAGGCCGGGGCGCCGCGCCTGCTGCCGTTCGGCCTGTCCATGATCGGCCCGGTGCTGATGAAGTACGGCAGCGCCGCCCAGCAGGCGCGCTTCCTGCCGCGCATGCCGCGGGTGCAGGACTGGTGGTGCCAGGGCTATTCCGAGCCGGGCTCGGGGTCGGACCTGGCCTCGCTCAAGACCCGCGCGGTGCGCGACGGCGATGACTACGTGGTCAACGGCCAGAAGACCTGGACCACGCTGGCGCAATACGCCGACTGGATGTTCTGCCTGGCGCGCACCGATCCCGAGGCGCGCGCGCAGCGCGGCATCTCGATGCTGCTGCTGGACATGCGCGCGCCGGGCGTGACCGTGCGCCCGATCCGCACGCTCGACGGCGGCCACGACGTCAACGAGGTTTGGCTGGAGAACGTGCGGGTGCCGGCCGCCAACCTGGTGGGCGAGGAGAACCAGGGCTGGACCTACGCCAAGTACCTGCTGGGCCACGAACGCACCGGCATCGCCGGCCTGGGCCATTGCCACCGCGAACTCGGCATCCTCAAGGACATGGCGGCGCGCGCCACTTCGCACGGCCGGCCGCTGCTGGCCGACAGCCGCATGCGCGACCGCATCTCGCGCATCGAGGTCGACATCATGGCGCTGGAAATGCTGCTGCTGCGCGTGGCCGCCAGCAACGGCGGCGCGCCCGGTCCGGAAGCCTCGGTGCTGAAGATCCGCGGCTCCGAGATCCAGCAGGACCTGGCCATGCTGCAGATGGAAGTCGCCGGCCCCGACGCCTGGCCGTACGACCCTGAATGGATGCTGGCCGAGGCCGACTACCACGGCCCCGGCCCCGAGATGGCGGCGGCCTCGGGCGCCGGCTATGCCGACATGCGCAAGACCTCGATCTATGGCGGCACCACCGAAGTGCAGAAGGGCATCATCGCCCGCCTGGTGCTGGGCCTGTAG